A stretch of DNA from Rattus rattus isolate New Zealand chromosome 18, Rrattus_CSIRO_v1, whole genome shotgun sequence:
aatTGTGGGGAAATGCAATCAAAGTATCTATAATAATTTATTGTAGAATGCAGCCAAGATTCGAGCTTCAGGTATAACTGAAGGAGGAGATGTGCTTCCTTGGGAGAGTAGCTGCTAGCATTCATCGGTCTGCATTAAAGCCCTAATACAGCCAAGacggaaatcaaaacaaaacgaCTCACATCACAGTAATAATACCCAGAGCCGAGCAACCAAGACCTTCCTCCCAGAGGCAGCTACACTCATTTATGAGCACTAAGCATATTGCAGGGGTCAAGCTGTCCAAAATGTGTATGCGCCGGAGTTAGTGtgtgaaagaatttaaaaactaaaaaattaaattggcgaagaggaaagggtttaaatGAGACAACCCGGGGTGTTTGTCTTGACCCTCCACCCCCAGGGGGAAAGAACGCTGTGGagaatccttttctttttggaataACTGAGTAGGTGTTCGCTGGACATTTGCTTTCTCCCCAGGATCCTGTGCTGTCCGGGTGTCTCAGCCCCCTGAGATTCGTGCACAAGAGGGCAccactgcctccctgccctgttcGTTCAATGCCAGCAGAGGGAAAGCGGCCATTGGCTCTGCCACATGGTACCAAGACAAAGTAGCCCCGGGGATGGAGTTGAGCAACGTGACCCCAGGGTTCAGGGGCCGAGTGGCCTCTTTTTCTGCTTCCCAGTTCATTAGAGGCCACAAGGCCGGGCTGCTCATACAGGACATCCAAAGCCATGACGCCAGAATCTACGTGTGCAGAGTGGAGGTGCTAGGCCTGGGCGTCGGAACAGGAAACGGGACTCGGCTGGTGGTGGAGAAAGGTGAGGTGGTGAGAGACCCCCACGATTCAGAGTTCCTGGAAGTTAGGgactgtccccagctctgagttCCTGAACTCCTTCCTCTCCCCGTGTCCTGCTGTAGAGCCTCCTCAACAAGCCTCCAACGCAGAGCCAGAGCGAGCTGCCTACACAAGTCTCCTCCTTCGCGCTGGCGTCTATGCCCTCAGCTTTCTCTCTGTGGCCACCGGCAGTGTCATCTATTACC
This window harbors:
- the Ncr3 gene encoding natural cytotoxicity triggering receptor 3, which gives rise to MGGMAKVLLVVFIMVYAGSCAVRVSQPPEIRAQEGTTASLPCSFNASRGKAAIGSATWYQDKVAPGMELSNVTPGFRGRVASFSASQFIRGHKAGLLIQDIQSHDARIYVCRVEVLGLGVGTGNGTRLVVEKEPPQQASNAEPERAAYTSLLLRAGVYALSFLSVATGSVIYYQGKCLCHVGNTATPPTASEERF